The Nisaea sp. DNA segment AACGAAGCGGGGCGTTCACGGGTACGTCTTCAAGCAGGCATGAGTGCAACTCATATTCTAGGAGAGCCCCCGTTGACTCAATCCGACTACGAATTCACCAGCGAATCCGTCTCCGAAGGTCATCCAGACAAAGTCTGTGACCGGATTTCCGACACGGTCGTTGATATGTTCCTGGCTGCCGATCCGATGAGCAGGGTTGCCTGCGAGACTCTGGCGACGACCGATAAAGTCGTTCTTGCCGGTGAAGTTCGCGGGCCCGCATCCGTAACGAAGGATGCGATCATCGAGTCCACCCGCGAAGCGATCAAGGATATCGGCTACGACCAGGAAGGCTTCAGTTGGAAGACCGCCGATATCGAGGTTCTCCTGCACGAGCAGTCGACCGATATTGCTGCCGGTGTTGACGCGACCGGAAACAAGGATGAGGGCGCGGGCGACCAGGGCATCATGTTCGGCTTCGCTTGCCGCGAAACCGAGCCACTTATGCCGGCGCCGATCCATTTTTCGCATCAGATCCTGAAATCCATGGCCGACGCACGCAAGTCCGGCGCGGACAAGGGTTTTGGCCCTGACTCCAAGAGCCAGGTGACCTTGCAGTATTCAAACGGGAAGCCGGTTCGGGCGACCTCCGTCGTGGTCTCGACGCAGCATGACGAAGACCTCGAGCAGGATGAGATCCGCGAGATGGTCCGCCGTCACGTGGAAAAGGTCCTGCCGGAAGGCTGGATGTGCCCGGAAGACCATTTCTACGTCAATCCGACAGGCCGGTTCGTGATCGGTGGTCCGGTCGGCGATGCCGGTCTTACCGGCCGGAAGATCATTGTCGACACCTATGGCGGCGCGGCTCCCCATGGAGGCGGCGCCTTTTCCGGCAAGGACCCGACCAAGGTTGACCGTTCGGCTGCCTACGCAGCCCGCTGGGTAGCGAAGAATGTTGTCGCGGCCGGTCTTGCCGACCGCTGCACCATTCAGGTCTCCTACGCGATCGGCATCTCTCATCCGCTGTCGGTGTATTTCAACACTTACGGTACCGGCCAGGTCGACGAAGCGAAGCTTGCCTCCGTTGTCCGGGAGATGGTTGATCTGTCGCCCCGGGGCATCCGTGAGCGGCTGGCGCTGAGCAATCCGATCTATCGCCCGACCTCGGCCTATGGCCATTTCGGTCGCGAGGACGGTGGCAAGGGTTACTTCACCTGGGAGAAACTTGACTTGGTGGATGAACTCAAGAGCGCGTTCGCCTGAAGCCTCTGAAAGCGGGACAGAGCCGTGCCCACGGGCAAGGAAGATCCAAAAGACATCGTACAGCGTGACCGCGTCTTCTATGGCAGAAGGCGCGGTCGCCGCTTGCGCGCGGGTATGGAAGGGCTGCTCGAAGAGCGGCTGCCGGACCTTGCCGTAATCTTGCCGGATGTAAACGAACCGGGTGCGACGCTGGATCCGGCGTCGCTGTTCCCGTACACCATCAAAGATGTCTGGCTGGAAATAGGTTTCGGCGGAGGCGAGCATCTGGCGGCCCAGGCCGCCGCGAGGCCGGATGTCGGGTTCATCGGCTCCGAGCCCTTCATGAATGGCGTGGCCAGCCTGATCCGACATTGCGAGGATCGAGGGCTTTCCAATGTGCGTATCTATCCGGACGATGTACGTGACCTGCTGCCGTTGCTGCCGGACGCCTCACTCGCCCGGATTACCGTACTATTCGCTGACCCCTGGCCGAAGAAGCGCCATCATTCGCGCCGCATCATCCAGCATGAAAGCATTGCCGAATTTCACCGGCTGATTGCGCCCGGTGGAGAGCTGCGGCTGGCGACTGACGATGTGGCCTATCTGCGGTGGATGCTGGCCCGTGCGACTACGCACCGGGGCTTCCGCTGGAAGGCCCGTGGCCCATCG contains these protein-coding regions:
- the metK gene encoding methionine adenosyltransferase, which produces MTQSDYEFTSESVSEGHPDKVCDRISDTVVDMFLAADPMSRVACETLATTDKVVLAGEVRGPASVTKDAIIESTREAIKDIGYDQEGFSWKTADIEVLLHEQSTDIAAGVDATGNKDEGAGDQGIMFGFACRETEPLMPAPIHFSHQILKSMADARKSGADKGFGPDSKSQVTLQYSNGKPVRATSVVVSTQHDEDLEQDEIREMVRRHVEKVLPEGWMCPEDHFYVNPTGRFVIGGPVGDAGLTGRKIIVDTYGGAAPHGGGAFSGKDPTKVDRSAAYAARWVAKNVVAAGLADRCTIQVSYAIGISHPLSVYFNTYGTGQVDEAKLASVVREMVDLSPRGIRERLALSNPIYRPTSAYGHFGREDGGKGYFTWEKLDLVDELKSAFA
- the trmB gene encoding tRNA (guanine(46)-N(7))-methyltransferase TrmB, with translation MPTGKEDPKDIVQRDRVFYGRRRGRRLRAGMEGLLEERLPDLAVILPDVNEPGATLDPASLFPYTIKDVWLEIGFGGGEHLAAQAAARPDVGFIGSEPFMNGVASLIRHCEDRGLSNVRIYPDDVRDLLPLLPDASLARITVLFADPWPKKRHHSRRIIQHESIAEFHRLIAPGGELRLATDDVAYLRWMLARATTHRGFRWKARGPSDWRVRPADWPETRYEAKARDQGRRPAFLRFERLETFD